A genomic stretch from Clavelina lepadiformis chromosome 5, kaClaLepa1.1, whole genome shotgun sequence includes:
- the LOC143459813 gene encoding uncharacterized protein LOC143459813 isoform X3, producing the protein MSKQHRESSRIGWEIKTSKNVTKTCSNSWERFSREEAHSRERRTTDSKKFHKTVSENMKKIEGHLLVSDNIKRGKRLFSNSSSKAPIEIGSRFLDSKRSFNDAPDKRRDLRLHNSGITYNDSNLVCPAYTGVGVLRFPDGRCCKKPVFFVPNDNFPDGDGIMRKTTKISIEPEESYHESTDAGIKTRPQRKLVLKKETCYFINGISVRPVLILSPQRTKQQVQRYSPPYHPLPVTKEPTAPIRQPADANDVCNIFSQDLLSPNGRSPLSVRFRARSFTESFSPRSDKLSSGINLFSCWKCLGIDADEESTSSLESESGSDGGIESINGGGSKNGFDYEDFNEIDEVEVFEYSSDGGGDSDDSSVSNDP; encoded by the exons ATGTCAAAACAACATCGGGAGTCCTCAAGAATTGGGTGGGAAattaaaacttcaaaaaatgtcaCCAAAACGTGCTCGAATTCTTGGGAACGTTTCTCACGAGAG GAAGCACACTCAAGGGAGAGACGGACCACGGACAGCAAGAAGTTCCACAAGACCGTCAGCGAGAATATGAAAAAGATAGAAGGTCATCTTTTGGTTTCGGATAACATCAAACGGGGAAAGCGATTGTTTTCCAATTCCTCTTCTAAAGCTCCGATAGAGATTGGAAGTCGGTTTCTAGATTCAAAACGCTCTTTCAATGATGCTCCTGACAAACGACGTGATCTACGATTACATAATTCTGGAATCACATATAACGACAGTAACCTTGTTTGCCCAGCTTACACAGGAGTTGGCGTGCTGCGATTTCCGGACGGAAGGTGCTGCAAGAAACCGGTATTCTTTGTGCCTAATGACAACTTTCCAGATGGTGACGGTATCATGagaaaaactacaaaaattaGCATAGAGCCGGAAGAAAGTTATCATGAATCAACCGACGCCGGTATTAAAACCAGACCTCAAAGAAAGTTGGtcttgaaaaaagaaacttgtTATTTTATAAACGGAATCAGTGTGAGGCCTGTGCTGATTCTCAGCCCGCAAAGAACAAAGCAACAAGTTCAGAGGTATTCGCCACCTTATCATCCTTTACCAGTCACAAAGGAACCAACGGCGCCAATTCGACAGCCTGCTGACGCCAATGACGTTTGCAACATCTTCTCCCAGGACTTATTGTCTCCCAATGGAAGGAGCCCTTTATCTGTACGCTTTCGTGCGAGGTCTTTTACGGAGAGTTTTTCCCCCAGATCAGACAAATTATCTTCCGGGATTAATTTGTTTTCCTGCTGGAAATGTCTTGGAATTGACGCCGATGAAGAATCAACAAGTTCCCTGGAGTCAG AAAGCGGAAGTGATGGAGGTATTGAATCTATTAACGGAGGCGGAAGCAAAAACGGGTTCGACTATGAGGATTTCAATGAAATTGATGAAGTGGAGGTGTTTGAGTACTCCAGTGACGGTGGTGGT